The Vespula vulgaris chromosome 22, iyVesVulg1.1, whole genome shotgun sequence genome window below encodes:
- the LOC127071655 gene encoding ER membrane protein complex subunit 7 homolog has translation MNFSRQKRANMDFSLKFASVIFLIINLTSDHINAEHEEDQSTDLYVIEGKVFPWENTALTGWQLMTHVMANGGEHYGFLREDGTFVISNVPSGSYIVEVVNSNYFYEPVRVEINSKGKFRARKVNLIQTSQIIQVPYPLKMRPLSPFRYFQVREQWRVTDFLFNPMVLMMILPLVLIMILPKIMNDPETRKDMEQLNNLTIYNMPEMSEVITSFLSGGEKQKTKAVKAAKKRQ, from the exons ATGAACTTTAGTAGACAGAAGAGAGCAAACATGgatttttcgttgaaatttgcttctgttatttttttaattattaacttaaCTAGCGATCATATTAATGCAGAACATGAGGAAGATCAGTCGACAGATCTTTATGTTATCGAAGGAAAAGTATTTCCATGGGAAAATACTGCTTTGACTGGTTGGCAGCTAATGACTCATGTTATGGCTAATGGTGGTGAACATTATGGATTTTTAag gGAAGATGGAACATTTGTAATTTCTAATGTACCATCTGGTTCATACATAGTAGAAGTTGTCAactcaaattatttttatgaaccTGTCAGAgttgaaattaattcaaaaggAAAATTCAGGGCACGAAAagttaatttaattcaaacaTCACAAATAATTCAAGTACCATATCCTTTAAAAATGAGGCCACTTTCTCCTTTCCGATATTTCCAAGTCAGAGAGCAATGGAGAGTAAcagatttcttatttaatccaatg gTTTTGATGATGATATTACCATTGGtcttaattatgattttaccAAAAATCATGAATGATCCAGAAACTAGGAAG GATATGGAACAACTTAACAATCTTACCATATATAATATGCCAGAAATGTCAGAGGTGATAACATCATTTTTATCTGgaggagaaaaacaaaaaactaaAGCAGTAAAAGCAGCAAAGAAGAGAcaataa
- the LOC127071657 gene encoding uncharacterized protein LOC127071657: MRATEDVLLILGLNVFGMITTYAAPLSNPKTDWEKRENFTPVITSDCSPNVRCLEVLPLEPVAGDTIILPEDIPPTRIQTRRQITNVGTDSVLQSWKDNASILESEARPLLPVKRVPSKTIKKDSFLSHGWGAGGMPFSVLYMTPHGSRLNHAASTATGTSHQQEVGKANENPTAPLAQPNYRVAVRNGPSMQSRRQYPIIPQLFISYGWGTLGK, encoded by the exons ATGAGAGCAACAGAGGATGTCCTTCTTATCTTGGGACTGAATGTATTTGGGATGATAACGACTTATGCCGCACCCTTATCGAATCCGAAAACCGActgggaaaaaagagaaaatttcacaCCTGTTATCACGTCGGACTGCTCACCAAATGTACGATGCTTGGAAGTGTTACCTCTCGAGCCAGTTGCCGGCGATACGATCATTTTACCCGAAGATATCCCACCGACAAG AATTCAAACTAGACGACAGATCACGAATGTAGGTACTGACTCAGTATTACAATCATGGAAAGACAATGCTTCCATTTTGGAGAGCGAAGCTCGACCGCTATTACCGGTTAAACGAGTCCCGagtaaaacgattaaaaaggaTTCCTTTTTGTCGCACGGCTGGGGTGCGGGTGGTATGcctttttctgttctttacATGACGCCGCATGGATCTAGACTCAATCATGCTGCAAGCACCGCAACGG GAACGAGTCATCAACAAGAAGTTGGAAAAGCGAATGAAAATCCTACAGCGCCTTTAGCACAACCGAATTATCGAGTCGCCGTCAGAAACGGTCCGTCCATGCAATCAAGACGGCAATACCCGATAATACCTCAGCTCTTTATATCGTACGGATGGGGAACACTCGGAAAATAG